aatagagaaaataaatataaagagatttttaaaagagattttttttttctcaagtactaaaataataaaataaaatttggtgTATTTTTGACAAGTCATtgataaagtaaaaagaaaaaaaaagtcaccAGCACAAAAGTTAATATACATTAAAGTGAAGTACCAAAATAGCTCAGCATTTTTATGTCATATTtagttttttgaattttgaaaataatcaggtaaatacaattaaaagttttaaaaaatgtaatatttacatATGAAATGGCAATACAGGAGTTTGTGTCTAAACTAAACAAAAAGTGTTCATATCATTTCcttatatttattcaaaaaaatagagagaaaaaaatgcatGAGTGTGTTGAAAAAGAGATTGGCATAAGTTTCTCAAAATTTATTGTAGTGCTCAAACATCACAAACAGAGATCTTACAGAAGTTTCATTCTCTCACAACAAATACAACAGATACATAACTGATAAAAGCGCACTCAGAATTGAGAAATTATCCAAATCATGCACAAGAAACCAACAACATAAACAGATACAAGAAATGTTCCAATGTTGTTGTCTAGTGCAATCACTTCAAACATCCTTCCCCAACAAAGTGAGGATGAATTTCTTGTAGTCCCCTGAGATTTCCTTGGCCACTGCATCCTCAAGATGAACACTGTTTCTCTTGTAATAGAGCTCTGCAATGTTCCTCAGGTCCTTCTCTGCTCTTGAAACCACCACACGGGTCAGTGCATCCTCATCAGTTCCAACCCTTTTGATTGCATTGCGCAGAACCTACATATCATGGTAAAATAGATGAGAGTAAATCAGTGTATgataaatttttagaaaacatCATAACTGTTTGgaaaaaatctaattttgagTTATTTATCATGCAAAATTAGACACATAACTTAGGTAGTGTTGGTGTTATTTTTCTGTCAGAATTGGAGGTTGACTTTGGTAACATATACATATTACTGACATGAACTATAGTAAGCAAAACTTGAATACACTACTATAAAGTAATGTTGCTATCGCTGTTGCTTTTCTGTCAGAACCATAACCAAGATGAAACTCCAGTTTTGATTGGAGAACAAACCCTTGTGACATCtagttttgttatttatattcaaatctAAACATAAATGAATAGTAAGATGTTGGTTATTCATTGAAGTCCTCACACGAAGCACAAATGCAGAAGACTTTGAAATATGAACCAtaacaaaagcttttaaaagtaaattttaagcttaactcaataTCTGATtcataaaataagatttacacctagttttattatttgattgatgtgaGATTTCTAACAATACATCGTATACCCAATTGAAGTTTAGGATTGCTGAGATTCAAGATTTCAAgtaaaacaaagtaaaattgCAAGCAAGCAAATAACATGGTTGTTTTAAAATGATGAACGATATACTTAATGCAGGTATAAAGTGGGAATCTGACCTTTTCATAGTACTTTTTGTGGTCATTGATACATCTAATAGCAGTGTGCAATGCCTTCCTGAAATCATCAGATGCATCATCTAACAATTTCTGTAACAAGTACGTAATGTTAACTATTTATCCAAAGATGTATTGatcaaggaagagagaaaagtgTTTGTATAGTACCTTAGTTATGGAAGCGCCATGATCATCTCTGTAGCGGTTGAAAGTTGCCAGAAGTTGAGTCTTGCTCCTTGTGGTAAGGATCCTAATGGCTTCTTCATGGTTTCCCTTTTTCTCTTTGATAGATGAATGAAGAATATCAGATTCAGTTTTTGCCAATCTTGCATTGATCTCATCACCACCATACCTATATGAGGTCACCAACCCAACCAACAGCTGCATAAAGCCAACCAACCACAAACTCAACAGTCAAAACCATCAGCATGCACCTAACATTTTATTAAGCATGTACTTTTGACCACCAAACTTTTAAAAATGGTCCTAAAGAGAGTTTTTTCTGTTTCCACTGTCACTGCAATTGTGATCTAATGAGTCATATTTGATTGCTATCAGAGTTTTAAAATACAGTCAGCAGCTGTAATTTCAGTCACAGTAACTCAGAAAGAGAAGAATGTTTAATACAATCCtttaatattaaagtattaCCAGGTTGAAATAACATAGGATCTCCTACAGTATAAAAAGATTATTCACCTGACGAAGATCACCAGAGGTATTAGCAGCTACATCTTCTTCCAAAGATCGTTTGTAACGGTGGTGATAGGCACGTCTAGCTGCCAAAAGTTCTTCAGATGAAAGCACACAAGCAATCTCCACAATCACATGATAGCCCTTGCTGCCATCCTTGATTGCCACATTGGCCAAAACAGCATCACGATCTGCAGGTTCCAGCATCCAACGATACACTGATCtctgttttattgttttgttcaGACCCCATGATTCAAAATCATTAGTACTCTTGAGGCTATACTTCACAAAATCATGTGATGTTTA
The Vigna angularis cultivar LongXiaoDou No.4 chromosome 5, ASM1680809v1, whole genome shotgun sequence genome window above contains:
- the LOC108339623 gene encoding annexin-like protein RJ4 → MATLIAPITFSPGADAEALHNAFKGWGTDEKTVIAILGHRNVYQRQQIRKLYEEMYQEDLVKRLESELTGDFERSVYRWMLEPADRDAVLANVAIKDGSKGYHVIVEIACVLSSEELLAARRAYHHRYKRSLEEDVAANTSGDLRQLLVGLVTSYRYGGDEINARLAKTESDILHSSIKEKKGNHEEAIRILTTRSKTQLLATFNRYRDDHGASITKKLLDDASDDFRKALHTAIRCINDHKKYYEKVLRNAIKRVGTDEDALTRVVVSRAEKDLRNIAELYYKRNSVHLEDAVAKEISGDYKKFILTLLGKDV